The following proteins come from a genomic window of Streptococcus oralis:
- the purD gene encoding phosphoribosylamine--glycine ligase — MKLLVVGSGGREHAIAKKLLESKDVEKVFVAPGNDGMTLDGLELVNISISEHSELIEFAKANDIAWSFIGPDDALAAGIVDDFNAAGLKAFGPTRLAAELEWSKDFAKEIMVKYGVPTATYGTFSDFEAAKAYIEEKGAPIVVKADGLALGKGVVVAETVEQAVEAAHEMLLDNKFGDSGARVVIEEFLDGEEFSLFAFVNGDKFYIMPTAQDHKRAYDGDKGPNTGGMGAYAPVPHLPQSVVDTAVETIVKPVLEGMIKEGRPYLGVLYAGLILTADGPKVIEFNARFGDPETQIILPRLTSDFAQNITDIIDGKEPNITWTDKGVTLGVVVASNGYPLDYEKGVELPAKTEGNIITYYAGAKFAENSRALLSNGGRVYMLVTTADTVKDGQNIIYSELDKQNTEGLFYRTDIGSKAIKD; from the coding sequence ATGAAGCTGTTAGTTGTCGGTTCGGGTGGTCGTGAACATGCCATTGCTAAGAAGTTGCTTGAGTCAAAAGATGTTGAAAAAGTCTTTGTAGCTCCTGGGAATGACGGGATGACTCTAGATGGTCTGGAATTGGTAAATATCTCTATTTCCGAACATTCTGAATTGATTGAATTTGCAAAAGCCAACGATATAGCTTGGTCCTTTATCGGGCCAGATGACGCCCTTGCTGCTGGGATTGTGGATGATTTCAATGCAGCTGGTCTCAAAGCCTTTGGTCCGACAAGATTAGCAGCGGAGCTGGAGTGGTCCAAGGATTTTGCTAAAGAAATCATGGTCAAATACGGCGTTCCGACAGCAACCTATGGCACATTTTCTGACTTTGAGGCAGCTAAGGCCTATATCGAGGAGAAAGGCGCTCCAATCGTCGTCAAGGCGGATGGCTTGGCGCTCGGGAAAGGTGTTGTCGTTGCTGAGACAGTCGAGCAAGCAGTAGAAGCCGCTCACGAGATGCTTTTGGACAATAAATTCGGTGACTCAGGTGCGCGTGTAGTTATCGAGGAATTCCTCGATGGAGAAGAGTTCTCTCTCTTTGCTTTTGTCAATGGAGACAAGTTCTACATCATGCCGACAGCACAAGACCACAAACGTGCCTACGATGGAGACAAGGGTCCTAACACGGGAGGTATGGGAGCTTATGCGCCAGTTCCTCACTTGCCACAGAGTGTAGTTGACACGGCAGTGGAGACTATTGTCAAGCCGGTTCTTGAAGGGATGATTAAAGAAGGGCGCCCCTATCTTGGAGTCCTTTACGCAGGGCTTATCTTGACAGCAGACGGACCGAAGGTCATCGAGTTCAACGCTCGTTTCGGAGATCCAGAAACGCAAATTATCCTGCCTCGTTTGACATCTGATTTTGCACAAAATATTACGGATATCATCGATGGTAAGGAGCCAAACATCACGTGGACGGACAAGGGTGTGACACTGGGTGTGGTTGTCGCATCAAACGGCTACCCGCTAGACTATGAAAAAGGTGTTGAGTTGCCAGCCAAGACAGAAGGAAATATCATCACCTACTATGCAGGAGCTAAGTTTGCGGAAAATAGCAGAGCACTGCTCTCAAACGGCGGACGTGTCTATATGCTCGTCACCACAGCAGACACCGTCAAAGACGGACAAAACATTATTTACAGTGAACTCGACAAACAAAACACAGAAGGCCTATTTTACCGAACAGATATCGGAAGCAAGGCCATAAAAGATTAA
- a CDS encoding DUF6261 family protein, whose translation MVKDLDEVDQKRDNAYQTLVNFVKAYAHVDGQAVEAAYTKLRKANSLRFIKPASASKPIQDWPKQATKTNPASRLRLHH comes from the coding sequence GTGGTCAAGGACTTGGACGAGGTCGACCAAAAGCGTGACAATGCCTACCAAACGCTGGTCAATTTTGTAAAAGCCTACGCTCATGTTGACGGACAGGCGGTGGAGGCAGCCTACACCAAGCTGCGCAAAGCAAATTCGTTGCGGTTTATAAAGCCCGCCTCAGCGAGCAAGCCAATACAAGATTGGCCAAAGCAAGCAACAAAAACAAACCCTGCAAGCCGCTTACGACTACATCATTGA
- the purM gene encoding phosphoribosylformylglycinamidine cyclo-ligase, producing MANKNAYAQSGVDVEAGYEVVERIKKHVARTERAGVMGALGGFGGMFDLSKTGVKEPVLISGTDGVGTKLMLAIKYDKHDTIGQDCVAMCVNDIIAAGAEPLYFLDYVATGKNEPAKLEQVVAGVAEGCVQAGAALIGGETAEMPGMYGEDDYDLAGFAVGVAEKSQIIDGSKVAEGDVLLGLASSGIHSNGYSLVRRVFADYTGEEVLPELEGRKLKDVLLEPTRIYVKAVLPLIKEGLVHGIAHITGGGFIENVPRMFAADLAAEIEESKVPVLPIFKALEKYGQIKHEEMFEIFNMGVGLMLAVSPENVDRVKELLDEPVYEIGRIVKKENESVIIK from the coding sequence ATGGCAAATAAAAATGCGTATGCCCAGTCGGGTGTGGATGTTGAAGCGGGTTATGAAGTTGTTGAACGCATCAAAAAACACGTAGCACGTACAGAGCGTGCGGGTGTTATGGGAGCTCTGGGTGGCTTTGGTGGCATGTTTGACCTTTCAAAAACAGGTGTCAAAGAGCCCGTCTTGATTTCAGGAACTGATGGTGTCGGAACCAAGCTCATGCTGGCTATCAAGTACGACAAGCACGATACCATCGGGCAGGACTGTGTGGCCATGTGTGTCAATGATATCATCGCTGCAGGTGCGGAGCCTCTTTACTTCCTTGACTACGTCGCGACTGGCAAGAATGAACCAGCTAAACTAGAACAAGTCGTCGCTGGTGTGGCAGAAGGTTGTGTGCAGGCTGGTGCTGCCCTCATTGGTGGTGAAACGGCTGAGATGCCTGGTATGTACGGCGAAGATGACTATGACTTGGCTGGTTTTGCGGTTGGCGTGGCAGAAAAATCTCAAATCATTGACGGTTCAAAGGTGGCAGAAGGTGATGTTCTTCTTGGACTTGCTTCAAGTGGGATCCACTCAAATGGTTACTCACTCGTTCGTCGTGTCTTTGCCGACTATACAGGTGAGGAAGTTTTGCCAGAATTGGAAGGCAGAAAACTGAAAGATGTCCTTTTGGAACCAACTCGTATCTACGTTAAAGCTGTTTTGCCACTCATCAAGGAAGGTTTGGTTCATGGGATTGCCCATATCACAGGTGGTGGTTTTATCGAAAATGTCCCTCGTATGTTTGCAGCTGACTTGGCTGCTGAGATTGAGGAAAGCAAGGTACCAGTTTTACCAATCTTCAAAGCCCTTGAAAAATACGGTCAGATCAAACACGAAGAAATGTTTGAAATCTTCAATATGGGTGTGGGACTCATGTTGGCAGTTAGTCCTGAAAATGTAGACCGTGTCAAGGAATTACTGGATGAACCAGTCTATGAAATTGGTCGCATCGTCAAGAAAGAAAACGAAAGTGTCATCATCAAATGA
- the purK gene encoding 5-(carboxyamino)imidazole ribonucleotide synthase, translating into MSSSKTIGIIGGGQLGQMMAISAIYMGHKVIALDPAADCPASRVAEIIVAPYNDVEALRQLAECCDVLTYEFENVDADGLDAVIKDGQLPQGTDLLRISQNRIFEKDFLSNKAQVTVAPYKVVTSSQDLADIDLAKTYVLKTATGGYDGHGQKIIRSAEDLEEAYALADSADCVLEEFVNFDLEISVIVSGNGKDVTVFPVQENVHRNNILSKTIVPARISDKLAEKAKTMAVRIAEQLNLSGTLCVEMFATADDIIVNEIAPRPHNSGHYSIEACDFSQFDTHILGVLGAQLPAIKLHAPAVMLNVLGQHVEAAEKYVTKNPSAHLHMYGKIEAKHNRKMGHVTLFSDVPDKVEEFGEGMDF; encoded by the coding sequence ATGAGCTCATCTAAAACAATAGGAATTATCGGTGGCGGTCAGCTGGGGCAGATGATGGCCATTTCTGCTATCTACATGGGGCACAAGGTCATCGCGCTGGATCCTGCGGCGGATTGTCCAGCCTCTCGTGTGGCAGAAATCATCGTGGCTCCCTATAACGATGTGGAGGCCCTTCGTCAGTTGGCTGAGTGTTGCGATGTCCTCACCTATGAGTTTGAGAATGTCGATGCTGACGGTCTGGATGCTGTCATCAAGGATGGGCAACTTCCACAAGGAACAGACCTGCTTCGCATTTCACAAAACCGTATCTTTGAAAAGGACTTTCTCTCAAATAAGGCTCAAGTGACAGTTGCACCCTACAAGGTCGTGACTTCTAGCCAAGACTTGGCAGATATTGACCTGGCCAAAACCTATGTCCTCAAGACTGCGACAGGTGGCTACGATGGACATGGTCAAAAGATCATTCGCTCAGCAGAAGATTTGGAAGAAGCCTATGCGCTAGCAGATTCAGCAGACTGCGTTTTGGAAGAATTTGTCAATTTTGACCTTGAAATTTCTGTCATCGTGTCAGGGAATGGCAAGGATGTGACAGTTTTCCCAGTGCAGGAAAATGTTCACCGCAACAACATTCTTTCTAAAACGATTGTGCCTGCTCGCATTTCTGATAAGTTAGCAGAAAAAGCAAAAACCATGGCAGTGCGAATTGCAGAACAACTTAACTTATCTGGAACGCTTTGCGTGGAAATGTTTGCGACGGCTGACGACATCATCGTCAATGAGATTGCCCCGCGTCCACACAACTCAGGCCACTACTCAATCGAAGCCTGCGACTTCTCCCAGTTTGATACCCATATCTTGGGTGTTCTAGGAGCACAATTGCCAGCCATCAAACTACATGCGCCAGCTGTCATGCTCAATGTCCTCGGCCAGCACGTCGAGGCGGCCGAAAAATATGTCACAAAAAATCCAAGCGCCCACCTCCACATGTATGGTAAAATAGAAGCGAAGCACAACCGCAAAATGGGACATGTGACTTTGTTTAGTGATGTGCCGGATAAGGTTGAGGAGTTTGGGGAAGGGATGGATTTTTAG
- the purH gene encoding bifunctional phosphoribosylaminoimidazolecarboxamide formyltransferase/IMP cyclohydrolase, protein MTKRALISVSDKAGIVEFAQELKKLGWDIISTGGTKVALDNAGVDTIAIDDVTGFPEMMDGRVKTLHPNIHGGLLARRDLDSHLQAAKDNKIKLIDLVVVNLYPFKETILKPDVTYADAVENIDIGGPSMLRSAAKNHASVTVVVDPADYAVILDELAANGQTSYETRQRLAAKVFRHTAAYDALIAEYFTAQVGEAKPEKLTLTYDLKQAMRYGENPQQDADFYQKALPTDYSIASAKQLNGKELSFNNIRDADAAIRIIRDFKDRPTVVALKHMNPCGIGQADDIKTAWDYAYESDPVSIFGGIVVLNREVDAATAEKMHGVFLEIIIAPSYTDEALAILTNKKKNLRILALPFDAQEASEVEAEYTGVVGGLLVQNQDVVKESPADWQVVTKRQPTETEATALEFAWKAIKYVKSNGIIITNDHMTLGVGPGQTNRVASVRIAIDQAKDRLDGAVLASDAFFPFADNVEEIAKAGIKAIIQPGGSVRDQESIEAADKYGLTMVFTGVRHFRH, encoded by the coding sequence ATGACTAAACGCGCCTTAATCAGCGTCTCAGACAAAGCGGGCATTGTTGAATTTGCCCAAGAACTTAAAAAACTCGGTTGGGACATCATCTCGACAGGTGGGACCAAGGTTGCCCTTGACAATGCTGGGGTGGACACCATTGCTATCGATGATGTGACGGGTTTCCCAGAAATGATGGATGGTCGTGTCAAGACCCTCCATCCAAATATCCACGGTGGTCTCCTCGCTCGTCGTGACCTCGATAGCCACCTTCAAGCGGCTAAGGACAATAAGATCAAGCTCATTGACCTTGTGGTGGTCAATCTTTATCCTTTCAAGGAAACAATTCTCAAACCAGATGTGACTTACGCTGATGCGGTGGAAAATATCGATATCGGTGGGCCATCTATGCTTCGTTCAGCAGCTAAAAACCATGCCAGCGTGACGGTTGTGGTAGACCCTGCTGACTATGCTGTGATTTTGGACGAATTGGCAGCAAATGGCCAAACAAGTTACGAAACTCGTCAACGTTTGGCAGCAAAAGTATTCCGTCACACAGCGGCTTATGATGCTTTGATTGCAGAATACTTCACAGCTCAAGTAGGTGAAGCAAAGCCTGAAAAGCTCACTTTGACCTATGACCTCAAACAAGCTATGCGCTATGGGGAAAACCCTCAACAAGATGCAGACTTTTACCAAAAAGCTTTGCCGACTGACTATTCGATTGCATCAGCCAAACAGCTCAACGGTAAGGAATTATCCTTTAACAATATCCGTGATGCGGATGCGGCTATCCGTATCATTCGTGATTTCAAAGACCGTCCAACGGTTGTGGCTCTCAAACACATGAACCCATGTGGAATCGGTCAGGCTGATGACATCAAGACTGCTTGGGACTACGCTTATGAGTCTGACCCAGTGTCTATCTTTGGTGGAATTGTCGTCCTTAACCGTGAGGTGGATGCTGCGACAGCTGAGAAGATGCACGGCGTTTTCCTCGAGATCATCATCGCACCGAGCTATACGGATGAAGCGCTAGCCATTTTAACCAATAAAAAGAAAAACTTGCGCATCCTTGCCTTGCCATTTGACGCTCAAGAGGCCAGTGAAGTGGAAGCAGAATACACAGGCGTGGTTGGTGGACTTCTCGTGCAAAACCAAGACGTGGTCAAAGAAAGCCCAGCTGACTGGCAAGTGGTGACTAAACGCCAGCCAACTGAGACAGAAGCAACTGCTCTTGAGTTCGCTTGGAAGGCTATCAAGTATGTCAAATCAAATGGTATCATCATCACCAACGACCACATGACACTAGGTGTTGGCCCAGGTCAAACCAACCGTGTGGCCTCTGTTCGCATTGCCATCGACCAAGCCAAAGACCGCCTTGACGGCGCTGTTCTGGCTTCAGATGCCTTCTTCCCATTTGCCGATAACGTGGAAGAAATCGCCAAAGCAGGCATTAAAGCCATCATCCAGCCTGGAGGATCAGTCCGTGACCAAGAGTCTATCGAAGCAGCGGATAAATACGGCTTGACTATGGTCTTTACAGGCGTGAGACATTTTAGACATTAA
- a CDS encoding phosphoribosylaminoimidazole carboxylase, which produces MKERLDDNPIVQGNWKTLGFQFRHETPLVAAAVPHNLR; this is translated from the coding sequence GTGAAAGAACGATTGGATGATAATCCAATCGTTCAGGGAAATTGGAAGACCTTGGGCTTCCAATTTAGGCATGAGACACCTTTGGTGGCTGCTGCCGTCCCTCACAACTTAAGGTGA
- the purF gene encoding amidophosphoribosyltransferase — protein sequence MTYEVKSLNEECGVFGIWGHPDAAKLTYFGLHSLQHRGQEGAGILSNDQGQLKRHRDMGLLSEVFRNPANLDKLTGTSAIGHVRYATAGEASVDNIQPFLFRFHDMQFGLAHNGNLTNAESLKKELEQRGAIFSSTSDSEILAHLIRRSHNPNLMGKIKEALSLVKGGFAYILLFEDKLIAALDPNGFRPLSIGKMANGAVVVSSETCAFEVIGAEWIRDVKPGEIVIVDDNGIQYDSYTNDTQLAICSMEYIYFARPDSNIHGVNVHTARKRMGAQLAREFKHEADIVVGVPNSSLSAAMGFAEESGLPNEMGLIKNQYTQRTFIQPTQELREQGVRMKLSAVSGVVKGKRVVMIDDSIVRGTTSRRIVQLLKEAGASEVHVAIGSPALAYPCFYGIDIQTRQELIAANHTVEETRQIIGADSLTYLSIEGLIDSIGIETDAPNGGLCVAYFDGDYPTPLYDYEEDYRRSLGDKTSFYK from the coding sequence ATGACATACGAAGTAAAATCTCTTAATGAAGAATGTGGTGTTTTCGGTATCTGGGGACATCCAGATGCTGCTAAATTAACCTATTTTGGTCTCCACAGTCTTCAGCACCGTGGTCAGGAGGGGGCGGGAATCCTCTCCAATGATCAGGGGCAATTGAAGCGTCATCGTGATATGGGGCTTCTATCAGAAGTGTTCAGAAACCCAGCTAATTTGGATAAACTGACTGGAACGAGCGCGATTGGGCATGTTCGTTATGCGACTGCTGGTGAAGCTTCTGTGGATAACATCCAGCCCTTCCTTTTTCGCTTTCATGATATGCAGTTTGGACTTGCTCATAACGGAAACCTGACCAATGCTGAATCGCTCAAGAAAGAATTGGAACAAAGAGGAGCTATTTTCAGTTCAACTTCGGACTCGGAAATCTTGGCCCACCTCATTCGTCGGAGTCACAATCCGAACTTGATGGGTAAAATCAAAGAGGCGCTCAGCCTTGTCAAAGGTGGATTTGCTTATATCCTGCTGTTTGAGGACAAGTTGATTGCTGCGCTTGATCCTAATGGTTTCCGTCCGCTTTCTATCGGAAAAATGGCCAACGGAGCGGTGGTGGTTTCGTCTGAAACCTGTGCCTTTGAAGTCATTGGTGCCGAGTGGATTCGTGATGTGAAACCAGGGGAGATTGTAATCGTAGATGACAATGGGATTCAGTACGATAGCTATACGAATGATACCCAGTTGGCGATTTGCTCTATGGAGTATATCTATTTTGCCCGTCCTGATTCTAATATTCATGGTGTCAACGTTCATACCGCTCGCAAACGTATGGGAGCGCAATTAGCGCGTGAATTTAAGCATGAGGCAGATATTGTGGTCGGTGTGCCCAATTCTTCACTCAGTGCAGCTATGGGATTTGCAGAAGAATCTGGTCTGCCAAATGAAATGGGTCTCATCAAAAACCAATACACGCAACGCACCTTTATCCAACCGACTCAAGAATTGCGGGAGCAAGGGGTGCGGATGAAACTGTCTGCTGTTTCGGGCGTTGTCAAAGGCAAACGTGTGGTCATGATTGATGATTCCATTGTTCGTGGGACAACCTCTCGCCGTATCGTTCAGCTTTTGAAAGAAGCGGGGGCTTCTGAAGTTCATGTTGCTATTGGCAGTCCAGCGCTAGCTTATCCATGTTTTTACGGGATTGATATCCAGACGCGTCAGGAGCTGATTGCGGCCAATCATACGGTCGAAGAAACTCGCCAAATCATTGGTGCGGATAGCCTGACCTATCTTTCTATTGAAGGCTTGATTGATTCTATTGGGATTGAAACAGATGCGCCAAACGGTGGTCTTTGTGTCGCTTACTTTGACGGCGACTACCCAACTCCTCTCTACGACTATGAGGAAGACTATCGTAGAAGTTTGGGGGATAAGACCAGTTTTTACAAATAG
- the purE gene encoding 5-(carboxyamino)imidazole ribonucleotide mutase, whose protein sequence is MTKPIISIIMGSKSDWATMQKTAEVLDRFGVDYEKKVVSAHRTPDLMFRHAEEARSRGIKVIIAGAGGAAHLPGMVAAKTTLPVIGVPVKSRALSGVDSLYSIVQMPGGVPVATMAIGEAGATNAALFALRLLSVEDQAIATALADFAEEQGKIAEESTNELI, encoded by the coding sequence ATGACTAAACCAATTATTTCCATCATCATGGGCTCCAAATCCGACTGGGCAACCATGCAAAAAACCGCCGAAGTTCTAGACCGTTTCGGTGTAGACTACGAAAAGAAGGTTGTCTCTGCCCACCGTACACCAGACCTCATGTTCAGACATGCCGAAGAAGCTCGTAGCCGTGGCATCAAGGTCATTATTGCAGGAGCGGGTGGTGCTGCTCACTTGCCAGGCATGGTAGCTGCCAAAACAACCCTTCCTGTCATTGGTGTACCAGTCAAATCACGCGCGCTTAGTGGCGTGGACTCACTCTACTCTATCGTACAGATGCCGGGTGGCGTGCCTGTTGCGACAATGGCTATTGGTGAAGCGGGTGCGACCAATGCGGCCCTCTTTGCCCTCCGTCTCCTATCAGTAGAGGATCAGGCTATCGCGACAGCTTTGGCAGATTTTGCAGAAGAACAAGGAAAAATCGCAGAGGAGTCGACAAATGAGCTCATCTAA
- the purN gene encoding phosphoribosylglycinamide formyltransferase, with protein sequence MKKIAVFASGNGSNFQVIAEQFPVEFVFSDHRDAYVLERAEKLGVLSYAFELKEFESKADYEAALVELLEEHQIDLVCLAGYMKIVGPTLLAAYEGRIINIHPAYLPEFPGAHGIEDAWNAGVAESGVTIHWVDSGVDTGKVIKQVRVPRLADDTIDSFEARIHETEYKLYPEVIRELLDK encoded by the coding sequence ATGAAAAAAATAGCGGTTTTTGCCTCTGGGAATGGTTCAAACTTTCAGGTCATTGCAGAGCAATTTCCAGTAGAATTTGTCTTTTCAGACCATCGTGACGCCTATGTGCTCGAGCGTGCAGAAAAGCTCGGCGTTCTGTCCTATGCTTTTGAACTCAAGGAGTTTGAGAGCAAGGCAGACTATGAAGCAGCCCTTGTCGAACTCTTGGAAGAGCACCAGATTGACTTGGTTTGCCTAGCAGGCTATATGAAAATCGTTGGGCCAACCTTATTGGCAGCTTATGAAGGTCGAATCATCAATATCCATCCAGCCTACCTGCCAGAATTTCCAGGAGCTCATGGGATTGAGGACGCTTGGAATGCTGGGGTTGCTGAGAGTGGCGTCACCATTCACTGGGTGGATTCTGGTGTGGACACAGGCAAGGTCATCAAACAAGTCCGTGTGCCACGGCTAGCTGATGATACCATCGATAGCTTTGAAGCTCGAATTCATGAGACAGAGTACAAGTTGTATCCAGAGGTTATTAGAGAATTGTTGGATAAGTAA
- the purB gene encoding adenylosuccinate lyase: protein MINRYSRPEMANIWSEENKYRAWLEVEILADEAWAELGEIPKEDVALIREKADFDIDRILEIEQETRHDVVAFTRAVSETLGEERKWVHYGLTSTDVVDTAYGYLYKQANDIIRRDLENFTNIIADKAKEHKFTIMMGRTHGVHAEPTTFGLKLATWYSEMKRNIERFEHAAAGVEAGKISGAVGNFANIPPFVEQYVCDKLGIRAQEISTQVLPRDLHAEYFAVLASIATSIERMATEIRGLQKSEQREVEEFFAKGQKGSSAMPHKRNPIGSENMTGLARVIRGHMVTAYENVALWHERDISHSSAERIITPDTTILIDYMLNRFGNIVKNLTVFPENMIRNMNSTFGLIFSQRAMLTLIEKGMTREQAYDLVQPKTAYSWDNQVDFKPLLEADPEVTSRLTQEEIDEIFNPAYYTKRVDDIFERIGLGD, encoded by the coding sequence ATGATCAACCGTTACTCTCGCCCTGAGATGGCGAACATTTGGAGTGAAGAAAATAAATACCGTGCTTGGCTTGAGGTGGAAATCTTGGCTGACGAGGCATGGGCTGAGTTGGGTGAAATCCCTAAGGAAGATGTGGCTTTGATTCGCGAGAAGGCGGACTTTGACATCGACCGTATTTTAGAGATTGAGCAGGAGACTCGCCACGATGTGGTGGCTTTCACGCGTGCGGTTTCTGAGACTCTTGGTGAAGAGCGCAAGTGGGTCCACTATGGCTTGACTTCTACCGACGTGGTGGATACTGCCTATGGTTACCTCTACAAGCAGGCCAACGACATCATCCGTCGTGACCTTGAAAACTTCACCAACATCATCGCTGATAAGGCTAAGGAGCACAAGTTCACCATCATGATGGGACGTACCCATGGTGTGCACGCTGAGCCGACAACTTTTGGTCTTAAATTGGCCACTTGGTACAGCGAAATGAAGCGCAATATCGAGCGTTTCGAGCATGCGGCTGCTGGTGTGGAAGCTGGTAAGATTTCTGGTGCGGTTGGGAACTTTGCCAACATCCCACCATTTGTAGAGCAATACGTCTGCGACAAGTTGGGTATCCGTGCCCAAGAAATCTCTACACAAGTGCTTCCTCGTGACCTTCACGCTGAGTACTTTGCAGTTCTTGCCAGCATCGCGACTTCTATCGAGCGTATGGCAACGGAAATCCGTGGTCTGCAAAAATCAGAACAACGTGAGGTGGAAGAGTTCTTTGCCAAAGGTCAAAAAGGTTCATCTGCTATGCCTCACAAACGCAACCCGATTGGTTCTGAAAACATGACAGGTCTTGCGCGTGTTATCCGTGGTCACATGGTAACAGCCTATGAGAACGTAGCCCTCTGGCACGAACGTGATATCTCTCACTCGTCAGCTGAGCGCATCATCACACCAGATACGACTATTTTGATCGACTACATGCTCAACCGTTTTGGAAATATCGTCAAGAACTTGACGGTCTTCCCAGAAAACATGATACGCAACATGAACTCAACCTTTGGTCTTATCTTTAGCCAACGTGCTATGTTGACCTTGATTGAAAAAGGCATGACCCGTGAGCAAGCTTACGACCTTGTTCAACCGAAAACGGCTTACTCTTGGGACAACCAAGTAGACTTTAAACCGCTTCTCGAAGCGGATCCAGAAGTCACTTCCCGCTTAACACAAGAGGAGATTGACGAAATCTTCAACCCTGCATACTACACCAAACGAGTGGATGATATCTTTGAACGTATCGGACTTGGTGACTAA